The following are encoded in a window of Bacteroidales bacterium genomic DNA:
- a CDS encoding iron-containing alcohol dehydrogenase, translating into MENFQVFNPTSLHFGKDVTKKLQDTVLNYGNNVMLIYGKGSIVKNGIYDKIKAQLNNVKITEYNGIKPNPVVDDVNKAVLVGIENKVEVIVAVGGGSVIDSAKIISLCIPEKLDAWDVMKNIAKPEKSIPLIAVLTIAATGTEMNPYAVLQNHETYEKIGYGNELIFPKHSFLDPEFTYSVPKNHTAYGITDLIAHSLEAYFGFGDATLSDRFTTEIIKEAIYYGPLLLNDLKNYDYRAKIMWAATCALNGLTSYGRTSEDWGAHDIGHILSFLYDIPHGATLSIVYPAWLKLHKDRIPERIIKLGNQLFNINSIDETINKLKDFFISINCPVKLSEIGIGKDKKNEIIDLMNKNKVNGFNHKLSSEDYEMLVDFMY; encoded by the coding sequence ATGGAAAATTTTCAAGTATTTAATCCAACAAGTTTACATTTTGGAAAAGATGTAACAAAAAAATTGCAAGACACTGTATTAAATTATGGTAATAATGTCATGCTGATATACGGTAAAGGTTCGATAGTTAAAAACGGTATCTACGATAAAATAAAAGCACAATTGAATAATGTTAAAATTACCGAATATAATGGAATAAAGCCAAATCCTGTTGTAGATGATGTAAATAAAGCTGTTTTAGTTGGAATTGAAAACAAGGTTGAAGTTATAGTCGCAGTCGGTGGTGGTAGTGTGATTGATTCGGCTAAAATAATTTCTCTTTGTATTCCCGAAAAGCTTGACGCATGGGATGTAATGAAAAATATAGCAAAACCTGAAAAATCAATACCCTTAATTGCTGTTTTAACAATAGCAGCAACAGGAACAGAAATGAACCCTTATGCTGTATTACAAAATCATGAAACTTATGAAAAAATCGGTTATGGAAATGAACTTATTTTTCCAAAACATTCTTTCTTAGACCCAGAATTTACCTATTCGGTCCCCAAAAATCATACTGCTTATGGAATAACCGATTTGATTGCACATTCATTAGAAGCATATTTTGGATTTGGAGACGCTACATTATCTGACCGCTTTACAACCGAAATAATAAAAGAAGCGATTTATTATGGTCCTCTGTTATTAAATGATTTAAAGAATTACGATTACAGGGCAAAAATTATGTGGGCAGCTACTTGTGCATTAAACGGGTTGACAAGCTATGGACGAACTTCAGAAGACTGGGGTGCTCATGATATTGGACATATTTTATCATTTCTTTATGATATTCCACACGGAGCAACATTATCTATTGTTTATCCTGCATGGCTGAAATTACATAAAGATAGGATACCTGAACGAATTATTAAATTAGGAAATCAATTGTTTAATATAAATTCTATAGATGAAACAATAAATAAATTAAAAGATTTCTTTATATCAATTAATTGCCCTGTTAAATTATCTGAAATAGGTATTGGAAAAGATAAAAAAAATGAAATTATTGATTTGATGAATAAAAATAAAGTAAATGGCTTTAATCATAAACTTTCGTCTGAAGATTATGAAATGCTTGTTGATTTTATGTATTAG
- a CDS encoding tetratricopeptide repeat protein encodes MTKHLIIFLGLLISQICTYGQDCEKLDSLLVIGYEKFKSEQFEEARSIFDSIAILDSTYYKTYNGKALLCIYEENCDDGLIEINKALSLKNDYFEGLTTRGELYMRKNDLVKAQIDFEAALNVNPNYARAISDMGVIDYFKGKYKSAYKDIKRALKIDPEDASIIYNLGTIDYYRKDYKKAIINFNKSLSFESMHNTYRIYINRGASKFYLKDYEGAIADYNKAIELKPKNPAVIINMGMIYYIQNDYKIAIQYFDKALDIDSENKAGFYNRGLAYYNLKNYTKALFDFEKAYELGYNDACKMIKDTKQKMNK; translated from the coding sequence ATGACAAAACATCTAATAATATTTCTTGGATTATTAATTTCTCAAATATGTACATATGGACAAGATTGTGAGAAATTAGATTCTCTTTTGGTTATTGGATACGAAAAATTTAAATCCGAACAATTTGAAGAGGCACGTAGCATTTTCGATTCAATAGCTATACTTGATTCAACCTATTATAAGACTTATAACGGAAAGGCTCTTCTTTGTATATACGAAGAAAATTGTGATGATGGACTAATTGAAATTAATAAAGCGTTATCATTAAAAAATGATTACTTTGAAGGTTTAACTACTCGAGGTGAGTTATATATGCGAAAAAATGATTTAGTAAAAGCACAAATAGATTTCGAGGCTGCGTTAAATGTAAATCCTAACTACGCAAGGGCAATAAGTGATATGGGGGTTATAGATTATTTTAAAGGCAAATATAAATCAGCTTATAAAGATATAAAACGAGCTTTAAAAATTGACCCAGAAGATGCTTCAATTATATATAATCTTGGTACAATTGATTATTACAGAAAAGACTATAAAAAGGCAATAATAAATTTTAATAAATCATTGTCTTTTGAGTCAATGCATAACACTTATAGGATTTACATCAATCGAGGAGCATCAAAATTCTATTTGAAAGATTATGAGGGTGCGATAGCTGATTATAATAAGGCAATTGAATTAAAGCCTAAAAATCCTGCTGTAATCATTAATATGGGAATGATATATTATATACAAAATGATTATAAAATTGCTATTCAATATTTTGATAAAGCATTAGATATTGACTCTGAAAATAAAGCAGGATTTTATAATAGAGGACTAGCCTATTATAATTTAAAGAACTACACAAAAGCTTTGTTTGATTTTGAGAAAGCTTATGAACTAGGTTACAATGATGCATGTAAAATGATTAAAGATACAAAACAAAAAATGAATAAATAA
- a CDS encoding C69 family dipeptidase: MKKTTIIVITIITIFLLGSKINFGCTNFLITKGASVDGSTMISYAADSHVLYGELYIRPAADYPDGAMLEVYEWDTGKFLKKIKQVKHTYSVVGNMNEHQVAIGETTYGGRHELVDTLALMDYGSLMYIALQRAKTAREAMKVMTELAAEHGFCSHGESFSISDPNEVWIMEMIGKGVGNTGAVWVARLVPDGYVCAHANQARITTFSFSEKNNWDDINQTTYHSADVISFARKMEYFKGKDEDFSFSDTYAPVDFGGARFCEIRVWAMFNVVNKDMGKYWEYAKGHVTHDEINGYANNRMPLWIKPDKKVSVSDMMNFMRDHLENTELDMRNDIGAGPFQLPYRWRGLTWKVDSIAYCNERATATQQTGFSFVTQSRSWLPDPIGGIFWFSVDDAASSVYVPMYCGITKSPESYAEGNGSMLEYSSTSAFWAFNFVSNFAYLRYSDMIKDVIKVRNELENKFIENTSNVDKKAEELYKNDKASAIKYLTDYSSEQGNNTVKRWQELGQYLLVKYIDGNIKKEKDGKFETNGYTNIPAYPYQLGYPEWWYKKIIEETGDRFKVIESEEH; the protein is encoded by the coding sequence ATGAAAAAAACAACAATTATAGTAATTACAATAATTACTATATTTTTATTAGGCAGTAAAATAAATTTTGGATGTACTAATTTTTTAATCACAAAAGGCGCTTCTGTTGATGGTTCAACAATGATTTCGTATGCAGCAGATTCTCATGTTTTATATGGAGAATTATATATTCGCCCGGCTGCTGATTATCCTGATGGTGCAATGTTAGAAGTTTACGAATGGGATACCGGTAAATTTTTAAAAAAAATTAAACAGGTAAAACATACATATTCTGTTGTAGGAAATATGAATGAACATCAGGTAGCAATCGGCGAAACAACCTATGGTGGACGTCATGAGTTGGTTGACACATTAGCCCTAATGGACTATGGCAGCTTAATGTATATTGCACTTCAACGGGCAAAAACTGCACGTGAAGCAATGAAAGTAATGACAGAATTAGCTGCTGAACATGGTTTTTGCAGTCATGGTGAATCTTTCTCTATTTCTGACCCAAATGAAGTCTGGATAATGGAAATGATTGGAAAAGGTGTTGGAAATACAGGAGCAGTTTGGGTAGCTCGTCTGGTACCTGACGGGTATGTTTGCGCTCATGCAAATCAGGCAAGAATAACAACTTTCTCTTTTAGCGAAAAAAATAATTGGGACGACATAAATCAAACCACATATCATTCTGCAGATGTAATTTCATTTGCAAGAAAAATGGAATATTTTAAAGGTAAAGATGAAGATTTCAGTTTTTCAGACACTTATGCACCTGTTGATTTTGGTGGAGCAAGATTTTGTGAAATAAGAGTTTGGGCAATGTTTAATGTCGTTAACAAAGATATGGGGAAATACTGGGAATATGCTAAAGGACATGTAACACATGACGAAATAAATGGTTATGCAAATAACAGAATGCCATTATGGATAAAGCCCGATAAAAAAGTTTCTGTTTCAGATATGATGAATTTTATGAGAGACCATCTTGAAAATACTGAATTAGACATGAGAAATGACATTGGAGCAGGACCTTTTCAGTTACCATACCGATGGAGAGGCTTAACATGGAAAGTTGACAGTATTGCATATTGTAATGAAAGAGCAACTGCAACTCAACAAACTGGTTTTTCATTTGTTACACAATCACGTTCGTGGCTTCCTGATCCTATTGGCGGAATATTCTGGTTTAGTGTTGATGATGCAGCAAGTTCTGTTTATGTTCCTATGTATTGCGGAATTACCAAATCTCCTGAATCATACGCCGAAGGAAATGGTAGTATGTTAGAATATTCATCTACATCTGCTTTTTGGGCATTTAATTTTGTATCCAACTTCGCATATCTTAGATACAGCGATATGATTAAAGATGTTATAAAAGTACGAAATGAATTAGAAAATAAATTCATTGAAAATACTTCTAATGTTGATAAAAAAGCTGAAGAGTTATATAAAAATGATAAAGCAAGTGCTATTAAATATCTTACTGACTATTCATCAGAACAAGGAAATAATACTGTAAAAAGATGGCAGGAATTAGGACAATATCTGTTAGTTAAATATATTGACGGGAATATAAAAAAGGAAAAAGATGGTAAATTTGAAACAAACGGATACACAAATATACCAGCATACCCTTATCAGCTTGGATATCCTGAATGGTGGTATAAAAAAATTATTGAAGAAACAGGAGATAGATTTAAAGTTATTGAAAGTGAAGAGCATTAA
- a CDS encoding class I SAM-dependent methyltransferase: MKQWYESLFENYGLKYDNESFAQGTIGECDFIETEIDFIKQSKILDIACGTGRHSIELTKRGYNLTGIDLSDSLLKRAKEKAFEQNLNIDFQKQDARELPFLNEFDLAIMLCEGAFPLMETDEMNFQILQNAAKALKSNGKLIFTTLNGLFPLFHSIEDFHASTTEEGNATYNNSSFDLITFRDYNTTYVEDDLGNKKELKCNERYYIPSEITWLLKSLNFNTIDIYGAKLGAYSRNDKLTTEDFEMLIIAKK; this comes from the coding sequence ATGAAACAATGGTACGAATCATTATTTGAAAACTACGGATTAAAGTATGATAATGAGAGTTTTGCCCAAGGGACAATTGGAGAATGCGATTTTATCGAAACAGAGATTGATTTTATTAAACAATCCAAAATTTTAGATATTGCCTGTGGCACAGGACGTCATTCAATAGAATTAACAAAACGTGGTTACAATTTAACAGGTATTGATTTATCAGATTCATTGTTGAAAAGAGCAAAAGAAAAAGCTTTTGAACAAAATCTAAATATTGATTTTCAAAAACAAGACGCAAGAGAATTACCTTTTTTAAATGAATTTGATTTAGCAATTATGTTATGTGAGGGAGCTTTCCCTTTAATGGAAACTGACGAAATGAATTTTCAAATACTTCAAAATGCTGCAAAGGCATTAAAAAGTAATGGAAAATTAATTTTCACTACATTAAACGGCTTGTTTCCATTATTTCATTCAATTGAAGATTTTCATGCCTCAACAACAGAAGAAGGAAATGCTACATATAATAATAGTTCTTTTGATTTAATAACATTTCGAGATTATAATACAACTTATGTGGAAGACGATCTGGGAAACAAAAAGGAATTGAAATGCAATGAACGATATTATATACCATCAGAGATAACATGGTTACTGAAATCGCTTAATTTTAATACGATAGATATTTATGGTGCTAAGTTGGGTGCTTATAGCAGAAATGATAAGCTAACTACAGAAGATTTTGAAATGCTAATAATAGCTAAAAAATAA
- a CDS encoding DUF4492 domain-containing protein has translation MIIKNLFKQFILLYIDGFKNISKLGIKLWIIIFIKLFIMFAILKLFFFRDFLNNKFENKKEKSEYVFQKLTKAL, from the coding sequence ATGATTATAAAAAATTTATTCAAACAATTCATTTTATTATATATTGATGGTTTTAAGAACATTAGTAAACTTGGTATAAAATTATGGATAATAATTTTTATTAAATTATTTATAATGTTCGCTATATTAAAGCTGTTCTTTTTTAGAGATTTTTTAAATAATAAATTTGAAAATAAAAAGGAAAAAAGTGAATATGTATTTCAAAAATTAACTAAGGCATTATGA
- a CDS encoding cytochrome ubiquinol oxidase subunit I — protein MDELLIDWSRAQFALTAIYHWLFVPLTLGLSFIIAFMHTIYIKTNNEDWKRITKFWMKLFGINFAIGVATGIILEFEFGTNWSNYSWFVGDIFGAPLAIEGIFAFFIESTFIAVMFFGWGRVNKKFHLLSSWLVAIGSNLSAIWILVANAWMQNPVGMRFNPDTVRNEMDNFFDILLSPTAVSKFLHTISNAYVVSSLFVIGISSWYILKNRHILFAKKSILIASIFGLLASVFLAITGDSSAYEVAQKQPMKFAAMEGMYNGKQGAGLVTIGILNPSKEFNDNKNEYIFALKIPKLLSLMAYRDANSFVPGINDLLNGNKKQGIISTDEKIEKGKISINALADYKQAKKDKNNEEAKKQLKLLEDNYKYFGYGYFKDKRDIVPPVGLTFYSFHLMVALGIFFIILFFLVLHSILKDKLENKPWLLKLALWSIPLGYIASELGWVVAEVGRQPWTIQNILPVSVSTSHLSVTTVQTTFWIFAVLFSILLIAEIKILLHQIKLGPKNMEE, from the coding sequence ATGGACGAATTATTAATTGATTGGTCAAGAGCACAATTTGCATTAACAGCAATTTATCATTGGTTATTTGTTCCTTTAACTTTAGGATTGTCATTTATAATTGCTTTTATGCATACAATATATATAAAGACAAATAACGAAGATTGGAAAAGGATAACAAAATTCTGGATGAAATTATTCGGAATTAATTTTGCTATTGGTGTTGCAACAGGCATTATTCTCGAATTTGAATTTGGTACAAACTGGTCAAATTATTCATGGTTTGTAGGCGATATTTTTGGAGCACCATTAGCCATTGAAGGAATTTTTGCATTTTTTATTGAATCAACTTTCATTGCTGTTATGTTTTTTGGCTGGGGCAGGGTTAATAAAAAATTCCATTTATTATCGTCATGGCTTGTTGCAATAGGTTCAAATCTTTCAGCAATATGGATTTTAGTTGCCAATGCATGGATGCAAAATCCTGTTGGAATGCGATTTAATCCTGATACAGTAAGAAATGAAATGGATAATTTCTTTGATATTTTATTATCACCAACTGCTGTTTCAAAGTTTTTGCATACTATTTCAAATGCTTATGTAGTTTCATCGTTATTTGTAATTGGCATAAGTTCATGGTATATTTTAAAGAACAGACATATTTTATTTGCTAAAAAAAGTATATTAATTGCTTCGATTTTTGGATTGTTGGCTTCAGTTTTTTTGGCAATTACAGGAGATAGTTCAGCTTATGAGGTTGCTCAAAAACAGCCTATGAAATTTGCAGCTATGGAAGGAATGTACAATGGCAAACAAGGAGCCGGATTAGTTACAATTGGAATACTAAATCCTTCAAAAGAGTTTAATGATAACAAAAATGAATATATTTTCGCTCTTAAAATACCTAAACTATTATCATTGATGGCATACAGGGATGCAAATTCTTTTGTTCCCGGAATCAACGATTTGCTTAACGGAAATAAAAAGCAAGGAATTATATCAACTGATGAAAAAATTGAAAAAGGCAAAATATCAATTAATGCTTTAGCAGATTATAAACAAGCTAAAAAAGATAAGAACAATGAAGAAGCAAAAAAACAATTAAAATTACTTGAAGATAATTATAAATATTTTGGTTACGGATATTTCAAAGATAAAAGGGATATTGTGCCACCTGTAGGATTAACATTTTATAGTTTTCATCTGATGGTGGCGCTTGGAATATTTTTCATTATTTTGTTTTTTCTTGTTCTACACAGCATATTAAAAGATAAATTAGAAAACAAGCCATGGTTGCTTAAATTAGCTTTATGGTCAATACCGCTTGGATATATTGCATCTGAACTTGGCTGGGTTGTTGCCGAAGTTGGTCGCCAACCATGGACAATACAAAATATTTTACCTGTTTCGGTTTCTACTTCTCATTTAAGTGTTACAACTGTTCAAACTACATTCTGGATTTTTGCTGTTTTATTTTCAATCTTGCTGATTGCTGAAATAAAAATCTTACTGCATCAAATAAAATTAGGTCCTAAAAATATGGAGGAATAA
- the cydB gene encoding cytochrome d ubiquinol oxidase subunit II, with product MFENLSYLVLQQYWWVIISLLAAILVFLMFVQGGQTLINRIGRTDSERSLLINSIGRKWDLTFTCLVTFGGAFFASFPLFYSTSFGGAYWVWMIILFSFIIQAVSYEYRTKPKNFLGRKTFDIFLFINGVIATILIGIVIGTFFTGSEFSIDKINITNVNDPVISRWEGAAHGLEAVLNLTNLSLGLSIFFLSRILGNLYFINNIDNKNILKRARRTLKYCSILFLVFFLLFVSLLLTKEGFAVNVETGEIFMEKFKYLHNLIQMPFVLLLFILGVTGMLSGIYLGAFQLSSKGIWFAGTGTILTVLSVLLLAGFNNTAFYPSTYNLQSSLTIQNASSSHYTLTTMSYVSLIIPFVIAYIWYAWKSLNKKKINEADIIQDEMAY from the coding sequence ATGTTTGAAAATTTATCATATCTTGTTTTACAACAATACTGGTGGGTAATAATTTCATTACTGGCAGCAATATTAGTGTTTTTAATGTTTGTACAAGGAGGACAAACACTTATTAATCGAATTGGTAGAACCGACAGTGAACGTTCACTTTTGATAAATTCAATTGGCAGAAAATGGGATTTAACCTTTACTTGCCTTGTAACATTCGGAGGTGCTTTTTTTGCATCATTTCCATTATTTTATTCAACAAGTTTTGGGGGCGCTTACTGGGTTTGGATGATTATTCTTTTTAGTTTTATTATTCAAGCAGTATCTTATGAATATAGAACAAAACCGAAAAATTTTTTAGGTAGAAAGACTTTTGATATTTTCCTTTTTATTAATGGAGTAATAGCTACTATTTTAATTGGTATTGTTATTGGAACGTTTTTTACAGGCTCGGAATTTTCTATTGATAAGATAAATATAACTAATGTGAACGACCCTGTTATTTCACGTTGGGAAGGGGCTGCACACGGTTTGGAAGCCGTATTAAACCTAACAAATCTTTCTCTTGGATTATCAATTTTCTTTTTATCAAGAATACTTGGAAATTTATACTTTATAAATAATATTGATAATAAAAATATTTTAAAACGGGCGAGACGAACCTTAAAATATTGCTCAATTCTATTTTTGGTATTTTTCTTACTTTTTGTTAGTTTGTTATTAACAAAAGAAGGATTTGCAGTAAATGTTGAAACAGGTGAAATATTCATGGAAAAATTCAAATATCTGCACAATCTAATTCAAATGCCTTTTGTTTTACTCTTATTTATTTTGGGAGTTACCGGAATGCTTTCCGGCATATATCTTGGAGCTTTCCAGCTGTCATCTAAAGGAATTTGGTTTGCCGGAACAGGTACAATATTAACAGTATTATCTGTTTTATTATTGGCAGGGTTTAATAATACCGCATTTTACCCATCAACATATAATTTGCAAAGTTCTTTAACAATTCAAAATGCTTCATCAAGTCATTATACTTTAACAACAATGAGTTACGTATCTTTAATAATTCCTTTTGTAATTGCATATATCTGGTATGCATGGAAATCATTAAATAAGAAAAAAATTAATGAAGCTGATATTATACAAGATGAAATGGCGTATTAA
- a CDS encoding site-specific DNA-methyltransferase, with protein sequence MNTKHKLIFGNCMSMMELSDESIQFIITSPPYFNAPFDYKELFENYEQYLGVLRRMAKEAYRVLQDGRIFALNIDDMLVNGQKYPITADAIKIFQNVGFRYRDKIVWKKPDGYLRISKRSGVLLQNPYPMYFYPDNLLESIVIFQKGKFNYRSIAREIRAQSKIDKKEFQNNNWHKTIWEMTNVLPGSKLEKNIAAFPDELAYRLITLFSYVGETVLDPFLGSGTTMKIAKQLKRNSIGYEIIRDLENVICKKVGFDNKCKNDNFKVLERKKGKYQFVTLEYIERKKNADNGKNNRY encoded by the coding sequence ATGAATACTAAACATAAATTAATATTCGGAAATTGTATGAGTATGATGGAATTATCCGATGAAAGTATTCAATTTATAATTACTTCCCCACCTTATTTTAATGCACCATTTGATTATAAAGAACTTTTTGAAAATTATGAACAATATCTTGGTGTTTTAAGAAGAATGGCAAAAGAAGCTTATCGAGTTTTACAAGACGGTAGAATTTTCGCTTTAAATATTGATGATATGCTTGTAAACGGGCAAAAATATCCAATTACAGCAGATGCAATAAAAATTTTTCAAAATGTTGGTTTTCGTTACAGAGATAAAATTGTGTGGAAAAAGCCTGACGGATATTTAAGGATAAGTAAACGAAGTGGGGTTTTACTACAAAATCCTTACCCAATGTATTTTTATCCTGACAACTTATTAGAAAGCATTGTGATATTTCAAAAAGGGAAATTTAATTATCGTTCAATAGCGAGAGAAATTAGAGCACAATCTAAAATTGATAAAAAAGAATTCCAAAATAACAATTGGCATAAAACAATTTGGGAAATGACAAATGTTTTACCTGGTTCCAAATTAGAAAAAAATATAGCAGCATTCCCAGATGAATTAGCATATCGTTTAATAACATTGTTTTCTTATGTCGGAGAAACTGTTCTTGACCCTTTCCTTGGTAGTGGAACAACAATGAAAATAGCAAAACAGTTAAAAAGAAATTCGATTGGATATGAAATTATTAGGGATTTGGAGAATGTAATATGCAAAAAAGTTGGTTTTGATAATAAATGTAAGAATGATAACTTTAAAGTCTTAGAAAGAAAAAAAGGAAAGTATCAGTTTGTAACATTAGAATATATAGAGAGGAAAAAGAATGCAGATAACGGCAAAAATAACAGGTATTGA
- a CDS encoding DNA adenine methylase codes for MIKSPLRYPGGKSRAVKIISPLVPEFNEFREPFLGGGSVFVYLKQKHPNKIYWVNDLYPNLFHFWKQTQQNINKLIEQIMQWKNNYKNGKELHRFLIDNIEKFDELKKAAAFFVFNRITFSGTSESGGFSKAAFEKRFTQSSIERAKALSPILNNVKITNFDYQKVLEAEGEKVFIFLDPPYYSATKSALYGKNGNLHKSFDHERFASVLKNTNHKWLVTYDDSEYIRDLFLFAHINEWNLTYGMRNVNKNGSQNAKELFISNYPLNDKKTYIQKNLFDDLENMEEILPRTCYIQAGG; via the coding sequence ATGATAAAAAGTCCTTTAAGATATCCTGGCGGGAAAAGTCGAGCTGTAAAGATAATCTCACCGTTGGTACCTGAATTTAATGAATTTAGAGAACCATTTTTAGGGGGAGGGTCTGTTTTTGTCTATTTAAAACAAAAGCACCCTAATAAAATATATTGGGTTAATGACCTTTACCCAAATCTTTTTCATTTTTGGAAACAAACGCAACAAAACATAAATAAGTTAATCGAACAAATCATGCAATGGAAAAATAATTATAAAAACGGAAAAGAGTTACATCGTTTTTTAATTGACAACATTGAAAAGTTTGATGAATTAAAAAAAGCTGCTGCATTTTTTGTATTCAATCGCATCACATTCTCGGGAACAAGTGAAAGTGGTGGGTTTTCAAAAGCAGCATTTGAAAAACGGTTTACACAATCAAGTATTGAAAGAGCTAAAGCACTATCTCCGATTTTAAATAATGTTAAAATAACGAATTTCGATTATCAAAAAGTTTTAGAAGCAGAAGGGGAAAAAGTTTTTATTTTTCTTGACCCTCCTTATTATTCTGCGACTAAATCAGCTTTATATGGTAAAAATGGAAATTTACATAAATCTTTTGACCATGAAAGATTTGCATCAGTATTAAAAAACACAAATCATAAGTGGCTAGTAACTTATGACGACAGCGAATATATAAGAGACTTGTTTTTATTTGCACACATTAATGAATGGAATTTAACATATGGTATGAGAAATGTTAATAAAAATGGAAGTCAAAATGCAAAAGAATTATTTATAAGTAACTATCCTTTAAATGATAAAAAAACTTATATTCAGAAAAATTTATTTGATGATTTAGAAAATATGGAAGAAATACTGCCGAGAACATGCTATATTCAAGCGGGCGGTTAG
- a CDS encoding glycosyltransferase family 2 protein has translation MILSIIIPVYNEDSTIVELLEKVLKVRLVNNFEKEIIIIDDNSSDNTKNLIKEFISKNEIKNITLLSHLTNKGKGASIKTGIPKTKGDYIIIQDADLEYVPDEYNLLLEAVVKGNADVVYGSRFNTGKPNRKLFFWHDTGNRFLTFMSNLFTNLNLTDMETCYKLFRSDILKQITLKENRFGFEPEVTAKISKIPGIKIFEVGISYYGRTYKEGKKVNWKDGMKALFCIIKYNLF, from the coding sequence ATGATATTATCAATAATAATCCCTGTTTATAACGAAGACTCAACAATTGTCGAATTATTAGAAAAAGTACTGAAAGTACGATTAGTAAATAATTTTGAAAAGGAAATAATTATTATTGATGATAATTCAAGCGACAATACAAAAAATCTTATTAAAGAGTTCATTTCTAAAAATGAAATTAAAAATATTACCTTACTTTCACATTTAACAAACAAAGGTAAAGGAGCTTCTATTAAAACTGGTATCCCGAAAACAAAAGGCGATTATATAATTATACAGGATGCTGACCTTGAATATGTTCCCGATGAATATAATTTATTGTTAGAAGCAGTAGTAAAAGGAAATGCTGATGTAGTTTATGGTTCAAGATTTAATACAGGTAAACCAAACAGGAAACTTTTTTTCTGGCATGATACAGGGAATCGCTTTCTTACCTTTATGTCAAATCTGTTCACTAATCTTAATCTGACTGATATGGAAACCTGCTACAAACTATTCAGGTCAGATATACTAAAACAAATTACGTTAAAAGAAAACAGGTTTGGTTTTGAACCTGAAGTTACAGCAAAAATCTCAAAAATACCCGGAATAAAAATATTCGAAGTCGGTATTTCATACTATGGCAGAACATATAAGGAAGGGAAAAAAGTTAACTGGAAAGATGGTATGAAAGCATTGTTTTGTATAATAAAATATAATCTTTTTTGA